The candidate division KSB1 bacterium genome includes a window with the following:
- a CDS encoding DUF2905 domain-containing protein: MEPNLQPLAKMIIFLGIILIVAGLIIYFFKGIPFGKLPGDIHIEKKNFSFYFPITTSILLSVIISLLLYIISKR, from the coding sequence GAACCTGCAACCTTTAGCAAAAATGATCATCTTTTTGGGAATAATTCTCATAGTAGCTGGCTTGATTATTTACTTTTTCAAAGGAATTCCGTTTGGTAAATTACCGGGAGATATTCACATCGAAAAGAAAAATTTTAGCTTTTATTTTCCCATTACTACTTCGATATTGTTAAGCGTGATCATTTCGCTCTTGTTGTATATAATCAGCAAACGATAA